The Thermotoga neapolitana DSM 4359 sequence GTGAAGGCTCATCCTTTCATTGAAGGAAGAAAAGAAGCGGTGAAGAAGGCCCTTGGAAAGATGAAAAGAAAGAGACTGGAAAGATTCACTTTGAAATACATCGAGATGAAAGAATCTGACAGAAAGCTTCTTGACAGATTTCTGAGGAACTACGGAAGGTACGATGGAGTGAGGTTTGGGATCAGATTGAAAGGTCCAGAAGCGGTGAGAGGGTTTGCGAGGAAGTACTCTCTCAAGGTTCAGCCCCTGTTTGCTGCCTTCTGGTGTGAAGAGGATGGAAGAGTGAGAAGGAGACTGGAAAGAATCTTGAGGCATATGGTCCTGTATAATTTAATCGAAATTGCCATATTATTTGTCATGGTGGAAAAATGAGAGGTGAAAAACATGCGTAAAATTTTCACAGCTATCATTGAATACGATCCTGAAACAAAGCAATATGTTGGAATGGTTCCGGACGTTCCGGGTGTGCATACTGTAGGTAGTTCCTTAGAAGAAGTGAGAAGGAATTTAAAAGAGGTGCTTGAACTCGTATTGGAGGAAGCAGGAGATGAAATAAATCACCAGGAATTCGTGGCTCTTGAGATGATAGAGGTGGAAACTTGAGTTATCTTCCAATAGTTGATCCAAAAACTATGGAAAAGGTTTTACTGAAACTTGGATTTCAACGTGTTCGCCAAAAAGGAAGTCATGTGTTCTACAGGCACAGCAATGGCAGATATACGACCATCCCATTTCATGCAAGAGCCTTGCCCAAATCACTTATAAGAAAAATCATCCGTGAAGCGGGTATATCAGTGGAGGAATTCAAGAAAGTACTTGAGAATCTGTGATCTCCTCAGGGAGATTGGGAAGATGGAGACGCAAAAGGAGATAGTCTTCATCGCCGTGGAATCGGAGGACGGAGGATACATCGAAAAAACTGAGAGGTATTCGATATTCACGCAGGGAGATACCTGGGAAGAGCTCCTTGAGATGATAAAAGA is a genomic window containing:
- a CDS encoding type II toxin-antitoxin system HicB family antitoxin, with the protein product METQKEIVFIAVESEDGGYIEKTERYSIFTQGDTWEELLEMIKDAVKCHFDEGAPKYVHARFVKDVTIAV
- a CDS encoding type II toxin-antitoxin system HicA family toxin encodes the protein MSYLPIVDPKTMEKVLLKLGFQRVRQKGSHVFYRHSNGRYTTIPFHARALPKSLIRKIIREAGISVEEFKKVLENL
- a CDS encoding type II toxin-antitoxin system HicB family antitoxin, with the translated sequence MRKIFTAIIEYDPETKQYVGMVPDVPGVHTVGSSLEEVRRNLKEVLELVLEEAGDEINHQEFVALEMIEVET